In the bacterium genome, TTCATGACGTCTCCTCCGCGCCCGAGCGGGGCGCCTACTTGTACCGGTACGTGATCCGACCGCGCGTCAGGTCGTAGGGCGAAAGCTCGACGGTCACCTTGTCGCCGGGCAGGATGCGGATGAAGTGCATGCGCATCTTCCCGGACACGTGAGCCAGCACGACGTGCTTGTTCTCCAGCTCCACCCTGAACATCGCGTTCGGCAACGCCTCGACGACGGTACCCTCGACTGTGATTCCCTCTTCCTTGGCCATGGTCGACTCCCGTCGGCGGCGGACTCCCCCGCGCTCAGCGCAGGGTCAGCACCCGGGGCCCGTCCGCCGTGACGGCCACCGTGTGCTCGAAATGGGCGGACAGTCGGCGGTCCGCGGTCGCGATGGTCCACCCGTCGGCCGCCGTGACGACCTGCTTGGCGCCCGCGTTGATCATCGGCTCGATCGCCAGCACCAGTCCCGCCTCCAGCACGGGGTCCGGCAGCGCGCGGCTCCGGAAGTTGGGCACCTGCGGCTCCTCGTGCAGCCGCCGCCCGATCCCGTGGCCGACCAGGGTCTCGACCACCGAGAAGCCCCCGGCGTGGGCGTGGTCCTCG is a window encoding:
- the infA gene encoding translation initiation factor IF-1; translation: MAKEEGITVEGTVVEALPNAMFRVELENKHVVLAHVSGKMRMHFIRILPGDKVTVELSPYDLTRGRITYRYK